From Neofelis nebulosa isolate mNeoNeb1 chromosome X, mNeoNeb1.pri, whole genome shotgun sequence:
AAGAGGCAGGCAAGGCTGGGGTGGGCCCCATCAAGGCAGGGCCCTTCCCCACAGAGTGTGACAATCTCAAGCATCGATGACCTTGTCAAATATTTCCCATGGGGAAGCCCAGAAAGAATCTGTTAGTTGCAGCAGGCAGGTAGGCAAGTTTGGTGCCCGGTGGTCCCATGCTGTTTCATTCTGAATTAGGTATGAGAGGGGGCACCATGGTCTTTCTGGTGCTGAAAGCCTCTGTATGTCTTAATCAGGTCCTGAGTGGCAGGCATGCTCCTGAGTCCCCTCCACTGCCTCTAGGGCTCCTGCTCTGGCACAGCAACCAACCAAGGGATGAAGGGCAGACCAGAGGCCTGAGCTTCCAGACACAAGGAGTGTTTTCTGGAGGGCAGTGCCAGCAGACGCAGAGGAGGCTCTTGAGTTGGGCCAAAACCACACCATGAAGACCCTTCGATGCCAACAGGCTTCCCAGGGACAGAAAGTTGCTCAGGAGATGGGCAGAAAGCCTCCAAGGCCCTCCCTGAGTTAGAAGTCAGCCTTGGCCTAAAAACGCCAAGTGCCTGCCTTGGAGATGGAGGACAAGTGCCTGTGGCAGCACTCGACTGTTGATTTGGCAGAGcaaagaggagaagggaggcatGTGTTAACTTGGGGCCCCAagccaggaggaaggaggaaatctTTTCTGCCTTTGTGCTGAGATTAAAGAGAATGAGCATGAGGGTGTCACTGAAGACAGCATtggccaagcaggctccactgggACAAGTGGGTGTGGGAGCTGTCTGCACGGCCATTCTACTTGGGAAATAGATTGCCCAGTCCACCTGAGGCTGGCTTGGGAGAAAGGGGTGGTCGCATTAGCAACTCTTAAGCAACATGGCAGGGCCCAGGAGCCAGCAGAGGAATAGAGTTCCCGGGGGGTGAGCCCTACTGGGGCGTGGTGTCACAGCAACCACAAGTCACATGCTGGCCATCCAAGGTGCCAGTGCCTGGGAAGAAGCAGTGTCTCCATTGCATGTTGgaagattctggggcacctggcaggtGCCCGTGCCTGCTAGTCAGCCTGAAGCACAGGGCGGATGGATACAAGTCTTAGAGTTGTAATCTACCTGCAACCCAAACTccgggagaagggagaaaaagtaaaactgtgcTCTGTGCAGAGGAGAGCAGTCCGAAAGCAGAGCATGCACAGAGTGCTGATGTGCAGGGCACAGTGGCCCAGAGCAGCAACCCATGGAGACCAGGAGAGGGCACCAGGCACAGAAGCAGCTCTGCCCAAGGGAAGCTTCTTGTTGAGCCTGTTGGCCAGGGCTCTGAGGAAGAGGACCATCGCTTGACACATCAATAGCCGTCAGGGAACCTGGCTTTGGTGATGCAAGGGCCAAGGTGCTGCTGGGAGGGGTCTGGCAGTATTGAGAGGGGTGGCAGCGTGACTTGCCCAGATCCACGGAGTGGTTCAGTGCACAGGGCTGGGTTCCTCCTTTCCTCCTAGGGATGCCAGGAGCTTGGATGGAGGCGACAGAGATGTCTCCCCATGGACCTGTCATACCCTGCTACCACCCTCAACATCTGCCCTACCACCCCAATGGGGAGTTCATGGAAGGCTCTGCTGGCCCCTTCTTGGGTTTCAACGAAGGTaccagggaaagggcagaaaggaggTTCCCCCAGAGGAAGCAGAGGCCAACACTTCTCGCTCTGCCAGGAATCTGGGCTTGGGGtcccaagggagggagggggcctggAGGTAGGTTTAACAGCCGCTTTGCAGGAGAGACAGAACTATACAAAGTGGGCACTCGGAGAGCGGCAACCATCACTGCTATACTAGTGCGTGACATGCGCAGGGATGGGTTGTCCAGTGGTCCCCAAGGACGTGTACACACACCCCAAGGATACTGACCTTCCTATTTAGGCTGGCAGTCAAGGAAAGACACTTTCGTTGAGGGATTTCTCTGctccaggtgccaggcactgtgccgcCTGCTTCAAAAGTGTTGTCTCTTTCAGTCCTCCCAACACTCCATCCTGATTCCACTaaccccacctccactcccctgctcccacccccagccctccagccccttcTTGAGGCTTATCCTGAGCACTGCAGCCCACCTCTACCCCGCCTCCTGTGAGCACTGATAAGCATGCATTTGTCAGGGAGCAAAGGCCCCCAGTTAGTTAGCGTGGGTTGGTGTCGGTTGGTCGcgtatttttgtcttcctcttcatGTAGACTGTAAACTCAAGGGCAAGTTCCATGTCTCGCTTTTGCCAATCAAAGCACACACCTTTATTGATGATACATACAAATGGTAGGTTTGGGTGGATAAGGTTAAGTCAGTACAACACACAAAAGGGGGGTGTAGGTTTTTGATGAATAGGTTCACCATCCATCAGCTCGCAAAGAAGAAGCagtaaatgagaaagaattcaacCTAGGCGGCAACAAAAGCATTTTCAGCACAAGCTCCGATATGTGTCTGGTCTCCACAAAATGGTCCCGCTTAGACAGGGAGACCACCACGGGCAGGGCATCCCTCATGATGCTATAATAGGATGTTCTGTATCCACAGCTGGCAGCTGGAATGATCCCTTTACCACAGGAAGAAGGCCACAAGGGAGTGACTGACAATGCACATTGCCTGCAGACTGCAAAACCAAGAAGTTACTCCAAGCCCTGTGGGAACCCCTGCCTGGCCAATAGGAGTGTGGTCCTCGATTTAGCAAGTGTAACTTTCACCCCGTGATGTGGTGATGGGCTAAGACTGGATCTTCAACAGCACCCACTGCAGATTCTTTGAGTGAGAACACATGTGTGTGTTCACCAGAAGGGTTTTGGGCAGATTCAGTTCCATTCTGTTCGAGATGGCCATTTAAGAGGCCAGGGTGTCCAGGAGAACCTGTCTGTTTCCGTTCCTCATAAAGAGGGACATGAATGAGAGCAGCATTTGGGCACCCAGCAATTCCCCTGCCAAGACTGGCTTTTCGGACAAACCCATTAACAGTTTCAAAACCTGAAGCTCAGCACATCCACTTCCCTCTGCTATCAAAGGAAACTTCAAGTCTGAAACGGACTTGGCAAGCATGTTATTAATAACTGTCATGCTTATTAACAAATTTAATCCGGCCTGCTGCAGAAACGAGTTGCAGCAATGTGACACAGTCTCCCGACACACTTCATTGATGTACATCTTAATCTGCCCCTGATTTTCAATACGTGCATTCAAGTTATCCGGAGCACATAAAGCTTTCTCCTTAATAGCGGGGTCAGGAGTGGGGATCGCGTTTCCAACAATGGAGAGGCTGGCCAAATGACTATTGATATTGTGGATAAATGAAAAACCAGCATCCTTGGGCTGAGCAAACAACATTTTTCCCTGAATGAAAGGACACTTGGAGAGGTCAAGAACACAACTGAAATTTCTAAAGCTTTGATTACTGCAAGTATTTTTATGTTCGTAAGGGAATGGGCGCTGTTTTACTGGGTGTGTTCGATTGGCCTTGCCCCCACCTGAAGGCCTATCTTCAGTGCCTCCAGGGGCCCCAGGTTCAGTCCAATCCCCATCCTCACTCCAGGGCCGAGCCATAGTTGTGAAATCAAACCAAATCTCAGGTTCCTCCTCATCCAGCTCCTGGTCATCGTCccattcctcttcctcctcctccaacttgTTACTGTCATCTCTTCCTAATGTTAGTTTGTAAACACAGTAGCAGGCACCAGCCCCAATCATGAGTCCTGCTGCCATCCAACCCACTTCCCGAGCTCGGCCCATGCTCAGGTCTGTGCCAGTCTTTGGGTAGGATGGGAGAGGGACTTGTTCCACCTGATTGAAGAGGATGCTAAGGCCAGGGTGAGTAATGGTGGAGTGTAGTCCTCTTCAGCTTCTCTCAGGTTCCTGTAGCTCTCTTGTGATGAATCTATGGTTGAAAAATAGTATCAGGGCTTTGCGCTGTGTTTGAATTTGTGCCTCACTACACAAACAGGGTAGAGTTTGAGTTCTGGTTGAGAGAGTTGGATTATTAGTAACCTGCttctttgttatttgtttattattctcTATGTATCATTGGGACCAACCATTATGCTTTCAGGCCCTACAGAAAAGGGCAGGAGATAGGGCTGTGCTATGCTATCCAGGAGGGTGGTGACATGGAGAGGCAAACCTTCAGGTAGTCTCCTCTGTCACACACCCCCACCTACAAAGCTTCACAGGCAGTTTTCCCCACCAACCTCTACCAAAGTCAGGTaaattccttcttcttcccttgtCTTCGGTTGTCAGTGCTCCTTCCACAGAGATTGATGGACAGTCTGGCAGAAGGACAGATGGAAAGACAGATAGCCGGCTTTGGAAAACTGAAAATGTGGTTGGATGGATCAGCACTGAGAACACAGGTCCTAATACCCGCTTTTCTGAATTTTCAGCctttgactttaaaatatttttcacaccCTCCTGACTTTCCTAACGAGggtttccccccttcccccatatCATCCGCCATTTCCCCAGCAAAGGCCGCCACACCCCTTTCCCTGCACTGAGatgggagggggtgtggagaAAGAAGGGGCCAGGAGAGGGCGACTCGACCAGGCCCGCGCAGTTCCCAGCCCTTCCTTCTCCGCCATCcccatcaccaccccccacccagggtcCAGGGCTCATCCCACCCTCAGACCGACCTGCACGGTCCCAAGGCAGTTTGCTCCTTCCCTCAGGACGAGTTTTGAGGCGTCCTATGGGCCAACAGACCTACAAACCTGCAAACAGACAGGGAACCCAGGGGATGGAGTATTTGGTGGACGGAGCAGCACTCGGGACACGAGTGCCCTAATTGTGGCACCTTTCTTCGGAGTCTCTGGAACCGCCATTCACTCCCCTAACCACCCGCCCAAAGTCCACCAGTTCTCTCTACTAAATGGGCACGAGGGAGGGGGGCGCCGGCATTTAGAAAGTAGGCGAGAAGGGGACACAACCCGGATCAGCTCGAACCTGAATTCGTGACGCCCTTGGCCCTCTCCTACCCCCGCCGCCTCTAAGCAGAGCCCAGGCTCCTACCGACCTCGCGGTCCGGGActaatttccttcttcctccataCGCCTGCAGAGTAATAGGGGTTGGTACCCAGATGGAGGCGACTAGCAGGACTTCTGCTCTAGGCAGCTCTTGGTCACGTGACCACCACGTCACGCATGAGCTCTGGCCCCCAATTTCCACTCCCAGAAGCAGTGCGGCAGGCGCCAGCCTGCCCCGTACCTCCCCCCTTCACACGGGGCCCTGTCACTCTTTTCCTCTATAACAATACCGTTAAGCCAGAAGTGGCCTTGGCTCTCTGGTGGTcgaatttgcctttctctaattaCACGATGGGGCAGCATCTTTTCCTGGGTCAGCTGTTACTTATACTTCTTCTGGGGGgaaatttcttatcttttccttggCTCTGAAACTCCTGCCCCCATACCTTCTTTTTCTACTCCTTTGCAATCCGGTTTCCGCACCAAAATTCGGGGGTTTGGGGGGAGTTGCATGAAAGGAAGCTCAAGTAGTTGTGaggtttttattaatatttttgatacatttatgttctatttcatgctttcttttttattgactCAAGCTACACTATTTTGTAaccagaaaatataataaatttatttcagttggagaaaaaagaatttaagttaTGTACGtatgtagatacatatatatgtaataaacaaGATTTGCCAGGTAATAGGAAGACCTCATTGATTTGGTTAAGTTAATTTATACcctgttgaaaatattttctactgaATTCACAGGAAATAGCAGGTCCCAAAcagcatattaaaatttaaaaacatatcctTGCAAACAAAACTAGTGTGCTTTCAATATGATTTATAGATTGATGGATAAAATGAATGTATAGTGAGGTGGTCAGTGTTTTAATCGTGGTCATTTTTGATACGTGAACCACTCTCCCTTTCTTTGGCTGAACTCATAGTATTAAGTGTCAGATGGCTGAGAACTTCATAGAAGATTGCTGAATGGCTTTCCTTCTGGCTTCAAAGGACATACTTTATGCAGACCCTAAATTCAGATTAATCTTACTGTTCAGATGAACTTTAGAAATTAGTAACTTCACAGATTAGCCTGTTTTTCACCCAAAAGTCTTCATTCAAAATCTATTCTCAAGTTTTGTAGTGTAACCCATAAGAAATCCACAAATTAAAGAATTCCCTGTTATCCCACTCACTGATGGAAATGAGGCTTAGCAGGTGAAATGTTCATTTAATCACAACATTGGTGAGATATCTCTGGGATCTGTTGTTCATGTACTATATGTCACCCTAGCAGCGGCTTGAGTTCAGCACCTTCCAGTGTAGATAGTGGTGAGGGTCTGTAAGTGAAATCTTTGTCATTTTTCCCTCACAAAAAGCACAGTttacaggatcccaagcagtcacCAGGAGAAAGAGGCCTTTTCACTCTCTGCCTTCTGTGACAATTTCACTGTACCACCCATACAAGCACCTCAGAATAATCCCAGAACTCGGGGACAAAGTATGCAGAAACTAGTCTCCAGACATTCAGCTGTCCCTGCCAGGGAGTCATACTCTAAATATAGACCCTTCAGGCAGCTTCTTTCTTAGAACATTGAAATAAGACACCCTAGCAGGAAGTTCCCCTTGTAAGGGGCCCC
This genomic window contains:
- the LOC131502697 gene encoding protein ARMCX6-like, with protein sequence MGRAREVGWMAAGLMIGAGACYCVYKLTLGRDDSNKLEEEEEEWDDDQELDEEEPEIWFDFTTMARPWSEDGDWTEPGAPGGTEDRPSGGGKANRTHPVKQRPFPYEHKNTCSNQSFRNFSCVLDLSKCPFIQGKMLFAQPKDAGFSFIHNINSHLASLSIVGNAIPTPDPAIKEKALCAPDNLNARIENQGQIKMYINEVCRETVSHCCNSFLQQAGLNLLISMTVINNMLAKSVSDLKFPLIAEGSGCAELQVLKLLMGLSEKPVLAGELLGAQMLLSFMSLFMRNGNRQVLLDTLAS